The Limisphaera ngatamarikiensis nucleotide sequence CCAGCGGTGCGTACAGGAAGAGGTACACCGCGAAAGCGCAGGTCGTCGTCCAGACGCTTGGGAGACGGGCCGGGCGGCTGGTGGATGGGCGCGGATTCATGGCCGGGCGATGGGTGACCGGGTTTGGCGTCTTTGCAGGAGCCACAGGCCCACGCATACCAGGGCCAGCGCCGCGGTGGCCACGGCGGCGCCGAATGGCCAGTCACGGCTCACCCCGAACTGTTGTTGGAGCAGGTTTCCCAGGAACATCAGACGCGCGCCGCCCAGCAGGTCGGGCACGACGAACTGGCCGGTGGCCGGCAGGAAAACGAGCACCGACCCGGCGGTGATGCCGGGGAGTAGTTGTGGCCAGAGGGCGTGGCGGAAGGTCTGCCAGCGACCGGCACCCAGGTCAAGGGCAGCCTCCACCAAACGCCAGTCCAGCCGTTCTGCGCATGCGTACAACGGCAGGACCATGAACGGCAGGAAGTCGCAGACCATGCCGATCAGGACGGCGCCCCACCCGGGGTAGAGGCCTTGGTCGGGACCCAGCAGTCCCGCCGCGCGCAACAGCCGGCAGGGGAGGCTCTCCGGGGCCAGAAGCATCTGCCACGCGTAGGAGCGCACCAGTAAATTGGTCCAAAACGGGATGACGACCAGCGTGAGCGCGACGGTTCGCAACCGTTCAGGCAGGCGCACCAGCCACAAGGTCAACGGTAACGCGATCAACAAACAAAGCCCCGTGGTCCACAGACCCAGGAAAAGACTCCGCACCAGCACCCACGGATAAACCGGATCGAAACCAAACACGCCGAATCCCAGCAAACGCCGGTAGTTTTCGAGGGTGATGGGGAGGGTGATCTCGCCGTCGGGCCCGCGCGTGAGGACGCTGGTGGCCAGCAACCCGGCCAGGGGGAGTGCGCAACACACCAGCATCCATACCGCGGCAGGCGCGCACAACCATCCGGACAGGCGCCGCCCCCGGTCCGGGTTGGAAACCTCGTCGGCCCCCGGAGGGGCGGTCGCTGACCCGCCAGCAGCTTCGCAGTGCAGCGGGGGCATGGGGTCAGTCCTCGAGCAGGTTCAGAAACTCCGGCGGTAGGTGACAAACCACCGTGTCTCCGACGGCGAATGGGCCGTGAGCGGTGCCGTTGGGTGCCTGGAGGGCGCGCAGCTGTTGCGGACCGCAGCGGATCCGGTACTCGGTCGTGGAGCCGCGGAAAATGGTTTCCTCGACCTGTCCGAGCCAGCCGTTGGTATGGGCGGGGGCCTGGTCCGGCCGGAACAATTGGATCCGTTCAGGGCGGACGGCCAAGGTGACCGTCCGGCCCGGAGCCGCTCCCGACGCTCCATGGGGCCGGGGCATGCAGAGGAACCCTGACGCGGTTTGGATCCGGAGCTGGTGGTCGCCGACAGCGACGATCCCGGCCTGGATCAGGTTGCAGTTGCCCAGAAACTCCGCGACGAAGCGGGTTCGGGGCCGTTCGTACACCTCCCGGGGCGGACCGACCTGTTCGATGCGGCCCCGGTTCATGACGGCGATGCGGTCGCTGAGGGCGAGCGCCTCCTCCTGGTCGTGGGTCACGTGAATGAAGGTGAGACCGAGCCGGCGTTGCACCTGGCGGAGCTCGGCCTGGAGCTGGCGGCGGAGCTGAAGGTCGAGCGCGCCCAGGGGTTCATCCAGCAGCAACACCTCCGGCTCGTTCACCAACGCGCGGGCCAGGGCCACGCGCTGCTGTTGGCCACCGGACAGTTGGTGTGGCCGCCGGTGGGCCAGGTCTTCGATGCGGACGCGGGCCAGCACATCGGCCACCTTTTCGGCAATCCGGTTTTCCGGCAGACGCCGCATGCGGGGCCCGAAGGCCACGTTGTCCCATACGCTGAGGTGCGGGAACAGGGCATAGGATTGGAAGACCATGTTGACCGGCCGTTGCTGCGGGGGCGTGCCGGTCACGTCGCGTCCGGCCAACCGGACCCGACCCTGGTCGGGTTTCTCCAGGCCGGCCACAATCCGAAGCAGCGTGGTTTTGCCGCAACCGGACGGTCCCAGAAGGCAGAAAAACTCCCCGCGCTCCACGCGGAGGGAGACCCCGTCCAGTGCGGTGACACCGCCAAACCGGCGGACGATGTGGAAACATTCCACGGCCGGGCCGGAAGTACTTTCCGGTTCCGGTGCCGGTCCGGGTTCATCGAGGGTGGCGAACTCGCGCACGCTCTGCATGGCGCCATTTGTAGCACAGCCCGTCCGGTTGCCAACCCCCGGGCGCGGGCGCAGTGCGGGGTGGAGGGCGAGCACGGACCTGCCCGGCGGGCGGAGTTTGGGTGGCCGCGTTGGCCCGCGCGGTTGGAGGATCAACCGGGGCGCTGCGGCGCGGGATGCGCGAGAGGATCTTTGTAGACGACAGGACCTGATCCCCCGGGGCAAACCCTTGGCCGGAACGGCCACCACGACGGGCGACGACCGGATGGACCACACTGTTGGACAGCGGGCCACCCCGGGTTGCCGCATTTGGTGGTCACGTCCCGGTCTCGCGTTCCCATGGGATGGCCACTTCGGTTGGCACCTGCAGGTTTCTGGCCCGCATGGCCGCTTCTGTAGATTCGAGAGTGTGAGAGCGCCGCAGATCTGCCGCGGGACAATCGTTGCCGTTTTCCGGCAAGCACGTGCGCTCCAGGGTGGTTTGGGCAA carries:
- a CDS encoding ABC transporter permease, which codes for MPPLHCEAAGGSATAPPGADEVSNPDRGRRLSGWLCAPAAVWMLVCCALPLAGLLATSVLTRGPDGEITLPITLENYRRLLGFGVFGFDPVYPWVLVRSLFLGLWTTGLCLLIALPLTLWLVRLPERLRTVALTLVVIPFWTNLLVRSYAWQMLLAPESLPCRLLRAAGLLGPDQGLYPGWGAVLIGMVCDFLPFMVLPLYACAERLDWRLVEAALDLGAGRWQTFRHALWPQLLPGITAGSVLVFLPATGQFVVPDLLGGARLMFLGNLLQQQFGVSRDWPFGAAVATAALALVCVGLWLLQRRQTRSPIARP
- a CDS encoding ABC transporter ATP-binding protein codes for the protein MQSVREFATLDEPGPAPEPESTSGPAVECFHIVRRFGGVTALDGVSLRVERGEFFCLLGPSGCGKTTLLRIVAGLEKPDQGRVRLAGRDVTGTPPQQRPVNMVFQSYALFPHLSVWDNVAFGPRMRRLPENRIAEKVADVLARVRIEDLAHRRPHQLSGGQQQRVALARALVNEPEVLLLDEPLGALDLQLRRQLQAELRQVQRRLGLTFIHVTHDQEEALALSDRIAVMNRGRIEQVGPPREVYERPRTRFVAEFLGNCNLIQAGIVAVGDHQLRIQTASGFLCMPRPHGASGAAPGRTVTLAVRPERIQLFRPDQAPAHTNGWLGQVEETIFRGSTTEYRIRCGPQQLRALQAPNGTAHGPFAVGDTVVCHLPPEFLNLLED